The following proteins come from a genomic window of Hydractinia symbiolongicarpus strain clone_291-10 chromosome 2, HSymV2.1, whole genome shotgun sequence:
- the LOC130628521 gene encoding splicing regulatory glutamine/lysine-rich protein 1-like isoform X1, which translates to MAFFSGVGEVKYMRLCKSEEQKYAFITFSMVESVPTALQYNGVLFGNRSLKVTHAKSPVVKPESERIATGRSTLRTMRDVVKRPTFDRETRSSLFDVKSIPNDSTGNYRSPTRRRSRSQTRRSRSRSRSRRRKSRSRSPKRKRSRTRSPVRRRRSYSRSPRRSSRRSRSPSRSRSPRRSSRRSRSRSRSRSPKRRKSRSRSRDRRKKRKSISKSSSRSPRRRSRKKSKSRSRFPARRKSRKSTSKSPDRSSSKKKKKEKDREREKKE; encoded by the exons ATGGCTTTTTTTTCTGGAGTTGGTGAAGTTAAATATATGCGACTTTGTAAATCTGAAGAACAAAA ATATGCCTTCATTACATTTTCCATGGTTGAATCTGTACCTACTGCTCTGCAGTATAATGGAGTTTTATTTGGAAATCGTTCTCTTAa AGTAACTCATGCGAAGAGCCCCGTTGTGAAGCCCGAGAGTGAACGGATTGCAACAGGTAGATCTACATTAAGAACTATGCGTGATGTTGTAAAACGCCCCACTTTCGACC GTGAAACAAGATCAAG tTTATTTGATGTTAAGTCGATTCCAAACGACTCCACTGGTAATTATAGATCGCCTACAAGAAGACGCAGTCGATCCCAAACCCGACGATCCAGATCTCGGTCCCGTTCTAGACGTCGCAAGTCAAG gtCTAGATCTCCAAAGCGTAAAAGGTCCCGTACTAG atCTCCAGTGCGGCGAAGAAGAAGCTATTCAAG ATCACCAAGACGCAGTAGTAGACGAAGTCGCAGTCCATCTCGTTCAag ATCTCCCAGACGAAGCAGTAGACGAAGTCGAAGTAGATCTCGCTCAAG GTCTCCAAAACGTCGAAAATCAAGATCTCGTTCCAG AGATCGACGCAAAAAACGAAAGTCTATTTCCAAATCTTCATCGCGGTCTCCTAGAAGACGATCCAg aaaaaaatcaaagtcaAGATCTCGTTTTCCCGCAAGAAGAAAATCCCGGAAATCAACTTCCAAGTCTCCTGATAGATCATCCTCCAA gaaaaagaagaaagagaaagatcgagaaagagagaaaaaggaatga
- the LOC130628521 gene encoding splicing regulatory glutamine/lysine-rich protein 1-like isoform X2 codes for MAFFSGVGEVKYMRLCKSEEQKYAFITFSMVESVPTALQYNGVLFGNRSLKVTHAKSPVVKPESERIATGRSTLRTMRDVVKRPTFDRETRSRSPTRRRSRSQTRRSRSRSRSRRRKSRSRSPKRKRSRTRSPVRRRRSYSRSPRRSSRRSRSPSRSRSPRRSSRRSRSRSRSRSPKRRKSRSRSRDRRKKRKSISKSSSRSPRRRSRKKSKSRSRFPARRKSRKSTSKSPDRSSSKKKKKEKDREREKKE; via the exons ATGGCTTTTTTTTCTGGAGTTGGTGAAGTTAAATATATGCGACTTTGTAAATCTGAAGAACAAAA ATATGCCTTCATTACATTTTCCATGGTTGAATCTGTACCTACTGCTCTGCAGTATAATGGAGTTTTATTTGGAAATCGTTCTCTTAa AGTAACTCATGCGAAGAGCCCCGTTGTGAAGCCCGAGAGTGAACGGATTGCAACAGGTAGATCTACATTAAGAACTATGCGTGATGTTGTAAAACGCCCCACTTTCGACC GTGAAACAAGATCAAG ATCGCCTACAAGAAGACGCAGTCGATCCCAAACCCGACGATCCAGATCTCGGTCCCGTTCTAGACGTCGCAAGTCAAG gtCTAGATCTCCAAAGCGTAAAAGGTCCCGTACTAG atCTCCAGTGCGGCGAAGAAGAAGCTATTCAAG ATCACCAAGACGCAGTAGTAGACGAAGTCGCAGTCCATCTCGTTCAag ATCTCCCAGACGAAGCAGTAGACGAAGTCGAAGTAGATCTCGCTCAAG GTCTCCAAAACGTCGAAAATCAAGATCTCGTTCCAG AGATCGACGCAAAAAACGAAAGTCTATTTCCAAATCTTCATCGCGGTCTCCTAGAAGACGATCCAg aaaaaaatcaaagtcaAGATCTCGTTTTCCCGCAAGAAGAAAATCCCGGAAATCAACTTCCAAGTCTCCTGATAGATCATCCTCCAA gaaaaagaagaaagagaaagatcgagaaagagagaaaaaggaatga
- the LOC130628552 gene encoding uncharacterized protein LOC130628552: MSFAESSQILMSCTPVESQVTECDKELFIEEVRKFPCLWNIYSTDYKDRNIKNNAWQELARIFQKDCEFLQKQLKY, encoded by the exons ATGTCTTTCGCAGAATCTAGTCAGATTTTGATGTCATGCACGCCAGTAGAGAGTCAAGTTACAGAATGTGACAAAGAATTGTTTATAGAGGAA GTTCGGAAATTTCCATGTCTATGGAACATTTATTCTACTGATTACAAAGAcagaaacatcaaaaataatgcATGGCAAGAATTGGCAAGAATATTTCAAAAAGATT gCGAATTCCTTCAAAAAcaactaaaatattaa